The region CAACTATTGAACGGCGTGAGGTGAACTCGTCGGAATCCAGGAAGAATAGAAGAGAAGCCGATGGTTGAGCTTGCGTGCTCTGTGCTAATGTTGACGCCTACAGCATCGCCGATTAGCGTCCTCCATGaatggacattgacaaccaGGGGTCGGCAATTGACGACATGAACTCACGCTGCTCAGTGCTTCCGCATCAGAGGAGACCCAGAGACTGTCATCTGAGTATTCACAGAGTCGGCGGTTCCTCTGACAGAGTTCGCAGGATGGGAGTTGCCGAGAGCACTTGCGCTTTTGTCGGCGACATGCCAAGCAAGCCGTTCGTGAGGAGAGTTTGCCATCTGTCTCCATTGTGCGGATGTTGTGTGCACCAACAGTCGCCGGTATGGTCGAAAGCgatgacatcaaattggCTGATGGCTGGGGGAGAGATTGAAAGAGGCTAAGAATaagtctggtccattctGGTGGAGTTGGACTTGTAGTTGGTAACAAAGCCACCAAATTTAGCTGTAACAAGACTCAGACACACATGagccaccagttgacctgacATTCTCTGATTATTAGGGTCATCCAAGCAACGTTCACTATGCACAGCGTAGTTCAATATATCTTCTCCAATACCAGCATGGAAGATTTGAGTAGTGCAACGTCGAAACGACTGAAATAGTCACGTGTGCAACAGGTGGCAGCTGCAAGACATCCAACTCCTTCAGTCCAGTTCTCATTTTCCTCGAGACACAGCATAGACCAAAggaacttggccatgtcacGGTTCTTGGATGCATTATTTAACATTCAGGCTGCCCTGATGATATCCAAGGGTTGCCCTGAATTCGGTCGATCTGGCTAAAGTCACTAGACATTCTACTTCCGACTCGCGCACGAGAAccttcaccatggccactTCGTTTCGCCAATCCCGCTAATCGTCTCTGTCGTTCACCCACGCCATGGATCCCGTGTCGTTCGCTTCCGCTGCCGCCAGCTTGTTAGGCGTTACAGTTCAGATTACCGGGTCCCTCTACGGGCAGTGGGATTACTCAAGCCCGTTGTTGGCTGAGCGTCTAATCTATGAACTTTCACAGCTTCGAAACGTCCTACAATCTCTTGAATTAACGGCTTTATCCTTGACGCAGCCGATTATTGTCTCCAAGGATTTGCTTATTTGCCTTCATGACATAAAAGACGCCCTCGTCTCTTTGGGATCCGAGCTGCTAGCGTCAGACTCTTCTCAGGTGTTCCGCTTTCAACGTTATGATCTGCCATGGAACTCATTTGGTACTCCGGGGCTATCACGGCCTACCAAACTTCCGTTCACACCTTCCGCAGGTCTTGCCCACGTGCATACCCTCCATTCTTATCTTGTGAGGTTGAGAGGTAAGTGAGTTGCGGCAAATGTCCCCTCTTCCAGACGACAGCGCTGACTGAATCTAGTATTGAAAGGTCCGTCTGCCTCTCGTCAGAGACGCTGGCCCCCGAAACATACGGTAGATCCGACAGGGACATTGTGGCAGAACTGTGCAGAGTATATCGAAACTCATCAATCGGCCCGCCAAACTCGCTTGGAAAACACTGGGATATGGTTCATTGCACATGCAACTTTCCGTAGATGGCTCGTGGGAGCAAGTGCAAGCAACATTCTCTTTTGCCCGGGAAAGCCTGGCTCAGGAAAGACCCTTTTAACGTTAGCCACTATGTGCCCCTCAAGCCACAGATTTATGTACTCTTGCTAATCGTGTTGATACCATTTAGGGCCTTGGCAATTGACCGAGTACGAAGATGGCAGCAAAGGAGAAGGTCCTCGAACACGGGTCTGGCTTACTTTTATTTTAGCTATAGGAAGCCTAGCCCAATACCCAAAGTTGTATTGTCGCTACTGCATCAACTTCATTTGCAATCCTTGTCACCAGTTGATGAATTGACTGAGCTTGAAGGCCACGCTGCAAAATGCGAGCATGTTTCGTTCACGACCGTCATGTCTGCGCTTATGGCCGTTACAAGACGATTTGCAACTACTTATATCGTTCTTGACGCCTTGGATGAATACGAGGCCGACGTTAAGCAGGATTTGCTGCGTCTCCTGACGTCGATAAAAGACTCGCCAATCCGACTACTTGCGTTCTCTAGACCTGACCAGACGTTCAACATCTTGGACTCTAGTCCAAAGCTTGAAATTTTCACTCCAAAAGAAGACGTTGAACATTACTGCACTGTCAAGTTGCGACGTTCACGTATACTGGTTAGCCATCAGGACTTACTGGACAAGGTTATATCTGCTCTTGTGGATGGCAGCGAGCGGCTTGGCATGTATGTATTTCCACCATCTACCCTTTAAAGCGAACGAAATACATCGGTCTGACATACTCGGCAGATTCTTACCTGTTGTCTTACAAATTGACGCTATCCTGCAGAAAACCAGCAGGAGACAAATAGAAGACCAATTAGAGCAGCTTCCACAAAACCTACAGGCGGCTTACCAAGATAGCCTAACCCAGATAAAAATACAGAAACCTCGCCTCGCAGAATTAGCAAAACTCACTATTACCTGGTTATTCTACTCTCAGAGACCGCTTGAAATGGCCGAACTTCTCGAGGTCCTCAGGTTCTTGGATCCAGTCACTTCAGACATCACTGCTCCCCTCATCATGGAAGCATGCATGACACTGGTACAGGCCGGGGAAACTATAGCTTTTACGCACTCCTCCGTCAAAGAATTTCTCGAATCTACACGTGACGCTATATGGGATGAGTCTTTTGTCGCAGCCCAATGTATGCGTTATCTGATTGAGTGCAATGTTGGCCAAGCAACAACTTAGGAGTCTGTTGATCACCAAACTAGGAACCACCCGTTTTTACTGTATGCTGCTAGCTTCTGGGGTCGCCACGTATGCAGCGCGATGAAAAGTAATAATGCAGACCATGAGACCGAGATGCTGGAAGAATTGTGTTCAGTTTTGTTAAACGATTTGTCGAGAGTAAGAATCCTATGCCATATTGTTTCCAGGTCCGCCCATACGGAAGCAGTGGCGTTTCATGGACTGATCAAATCTTCATGGCTGCATCTTGTCTCGCATTTTGGACTAGACTGGGCTATTCACCCACCGCTCGTTGAAACAGAAGCGACAAACGAAGTGGATGAGTGGGAGAGACCTCCCCTCCATCTGGCTGCtgccaatggcttcatcgACTGCGTCACACTCCTTTTAACAAAGGAATCACAATGCCGGCAAGATTTCTACGGAAGGACGGTGTGGCACCATGCGGCGATGAGCGGAAATCCAGAGACTATGCGCTGCTTGATCGCGTTCAACTCTGGGAACTCAAAGTCCTGTCCACATTCCTCCGATGGGTTGAAAGTCGATAAATTAGGCAAAAGCCCACTCGAATACGCGGCAAAAAATGGGAATGCCAGCGCATTCGGCATGCTCCTCTCAATGTATACTTCTGAATCCTCCAGTCATCTAAGGACCGATGCTTTTCGGGCTGCGTTGGACGAGGGCAAGACGGAAATTGTCGATCGTGTTCTGTCTGAAGGTGAGGATATCCAGTACGAATATCTTCTGAGAGCAACCAAGACCGGGTTCGAGGACACAGTGAGACTTTTAATAGATTATGGGTCAGACGTTGATAATCCAGACGAGGATGGGGACTCGGCACAGCACGTTGCCGCGCGAGAAGGTCAGAACAGAATGCTTCAGTTTCTGTTATTGAATGGAGCAAAACCACACAGACATGATCGACACGGTCAGAAGGCACTTGATATAGTCATTAAGATGGGCAATGCCGAAGGGGTGAAAATTTTATTGCAAGCTAGGGCTAAGCCAGAAATATCCATCAACAACGAAAAG is a window of Pochonia chlamydosporia 170 chromosome 5, whole genome shotgun sequence DNA encoding:
- a CDS encoding ankyrin repeats (3 copies) domain-containing protein, which translates into the protein MDPVSFASAAASLLGVTVQITGSLYGQWDYSSPLLAERLIYELSQLRNVLQSLELTALSLTQPIIVSKDLLICLHDIKDALVSLGSELLASDSSQVFRFQRYDLPWNSFGTPGLSRPTKLPFTPSAGLAHVHTLHSYLVRLRVLKGPSASRQRRWPPKHTVDPTGTLWQNCAEYIETHQSARQTRLENTGIWFIAHATFRRWLVGASASNILFCPGKPGSGKTLLTALAIDRVRRWQQRRRSSNTGLAYFYFSYRKPSPIPKVVLSLLHQLHLQSLSPVDELTELEGHAAKCEHVSFTTVMSALMAVTRRFATTYIVLDALDEYEADVKQDLLRLLTSIKDSPIRLLAFSRPDQTFNILDSSPKLEIFTPKEDVEHYCTVKLRRSRILVSHQDLLDKVISALVDGSERLGIFLPVVLQIDAILQKTSRRQIEDQLEQLPQNLQAAYQDSLTQIKIQKPRLAELAKLTITWLFYSQRPLEMAELLEVLRFLDPVTSDITAPLIMEACMTLVQAGETIAFTHSSVKEFLESTRDAIWDESFVAAQYWAIHPPLVETEATNEVDEWERPPLHLAAANGFIDCVTLLLTKESQCRQDFYGRTVWHHAAMSGNPETMRCLIAFNSGNSKSCPHSSDGLKVDKLGKSPLEYAAKNGNASAFGMLLSMYTSESSSHLRTDAFRAALDEGKTEIVDRVLSEGEDIQYEYLLRATKTGFEDTVRLLIDYGSDVDNPDEDGDSAQHVAAREGQNRMLQFLLLNGAKPHRHDRHGQKALDIVIKMGNAEGVKILLQARAKPEISINNEKFEHFAVAHDQEDIVQLVLAPGADPLAKAWRAAKTGGVEILQNLLKLGLLPDPNSHDGRSLINIARESAQSFILDILQPRGSEVSSLAAYSILTEDAVETAASLHNVVSPDEEAAPQTEAASEATVASDEQVEELSSKISQEEESAARLTTEQLDGASLPMLTLHSINNRRSAPVSAQPTVQDDSEYVRSLDLIHAAVPFLLLSLPIPAGSITLGTIVADPADPLLAYVPKNNTPLFKLVGGDRYELVQSDSQTTKRTKSTSKFAFEVLQQTLSLGETQNRVVETRSTSVVRQQLRNHEQVLSRILHDPLMRQEIFEGAKRIGKEELCMVVGILVATDLHAGRMREYKTAAESGTNSNEAALSETPKAIHQGDKIFAISYRSIKFQQRSVQPVRGGQCTVSEVFVEDYFIPKPHERLS